One Phaseolus vulgaris cultivar G19833 chromosome 2, P. vulgaris v2.0, whole genome shotgun sequence DNA window includes the following coding sequences:
- the LOC137810758 gene encoding protein PHYTOCHROME KINASE SUBSTRATE 1-like, with amino-acid sequence MVILAATSNNNIHQLQTFNSQNNNYHLRDASFSSYLNNKEEILAESGHGLASNRKEPLHHGAKKEDDGEIGVFGAEKYFNGEDMESPPTVANNDANKNQPQKDEQTALVTRKNKVQYGTQSVRSESSLNSQSALLQSAVRNSSKNMKNKLRRKSFLSSLGCKCYCSDSNSVDISDHAGEINFNKNGKATSRNIFNADPEANHLVKMTKPHAAEILINKDAYFQRPEKLGQGLSREKSLALSAVTSSSGNTLVKMQIQVEKPRNSLEVFGSPILDSRSKSLSFDRRLAKPSWEAAPKIEETDFSANSGGNYNDAESDASSDLFEIESLTGKSNSLLARLTSNIVSSCASPTTCYAPSEASIEWSVATASALEYSAMSDYDDQRSTATTRSPIRTSLVSSNAKPKVIKEMQRRRPSILLGCKSQKAVGVAGDAFTAYEKPSSNTQIRRRSDTYPQVTDFKIETKDGSFGPRHKQHAYATPPLQRSLSPHPSQLLYI; translated from the coding sequence ATGGTTATCTTAGCAGCCACTTCCAATAACAATATCCATCAGTTGCAAACTTTCAACTCTCAGAATAACAACTACCACCTACGTGATGCGTCCTTCTCTTCATACTTGAACAACAAAGAAGAGATCCTGGCTGAATCAGGCCATGGCCTTGCCAGCAACAGAAAGGAGCCTCTTCACCATGGAGCAAAGAAGGAAGATGATGGAGAAATTGGAGTGTTTGGAGCTGAAAAGTACTTCAATGGAGAAGATATGGAAAGCCCACCAACAGTTGCTAACAATGATGCAAACAAGAACCAGCCCCAGAAAGATGAACAAACAGCTCTAGTAACTAGAAAGAACAAAGTTCAGTATGGAACTCAAAGTGTTCGGTCTGAGTCAAGTTTGAACAGCCAAAGTGCACTGCTACAGAGTGCTGTGAGGAATTCCTCCAAGAACATGAAAAACAAATTGCGGAGGAAGAGTTTTCTATCTAGTCTTGGTTGCAAATGCTATTGTTCTGACAGTAATTCTGTTGATATTAGTGACCATGCAGGTGAAATCAACTTCAACAAAAATGGAAAAGCAACTTCAAGAAATATCTTCAATGCTGATCCAGAGGCTAATCATTTAGTTAAAATGACTAAGCCTCATGCAGCAGAAATCTTGATCAACAAGGATGCCTATTTCCAAAGGCCAGAGAAGTTGGGGCAGGGATTGAGCAGAGAGAAAAGTTTAGCACTCTCAGCTGTGACTTCTAGCTCAGGAAATACTCTGGTCAAAATGCAAATTCAAGTAGAGAAGCCAAGGAATTCATTGGAAGTGTTTGGCTCTCCAATATTGGATAGCAGGAGCAAGTCCTTGAGCTTTGATAGAAGGTTGGCAAAACCATCTTGGGAAGCTGCTCCTAAAATTGAAGAAACTGACTTCTCCGCAAATTCTGGTGGAAACTACAATGATGCTGAGAGTGATGCAAGTTCAGACTTGTTTGAGATTGAAAGTCTCACAGGAAAATCAAACTCCCTCCTCGCTAGATTGACATCCAATATTGTTTCTAGCTGTGCTAGCCCCACAACTTGTTATGCACCAAGTGAGGCAAGCATAGAGTGGAGTGTAGCCACTGCCAGTGCCTTAGAGTACTCAGCTATGTCAGATTACGATGATCAAAGGTCAACAGCAACCACAAGGAGTCCAATTAGGACATCCTTAGTTTCCTCAAATGCTAAACCAAAAGTCATCAAAGAGATGCAGAGGCGGCGTCCTAGCATACTGTTGGGTTGCAAGAGCCAGAAAGCAGTAGGTGTTGCTGGGGATGCCTTTACGGCATATGAGAAACCTAGTTCCAACACACAAATCCGTCGCAGGTCAGACACCTACCCTCAGGTGACAGATTTTAAGATAGAAACAAAGGATGGAAGTTTTGGTCCAAGACATAAGCAACATGCTTATGCCACACCCCCACTTCAGCGCTCACTCTCACCACACCCTTCACAACTCTTGTACATTTAG
- the LOC137810760 gene encoding uncharacterized protein isoform X2, whose protein sequence is MKCASAIPARNMVLLLHHGTCFNLRSTSEPLVYKKVQGVLRSQLQTANEDTETKNRAWFVKQNHVIVICCSYSPKYLTSLKSRVLQQSSRFNCSS, encoded by the exons ATGAAATGTGCTTCTGCTATTCCAGCACGGAACATGGTTCTGCTACTCCACCATGGAACTTGCTTCAACCTTCGCTCCACCTCAGAACCGCTTGTCTACAAAAAAGTGCAG GGGGTTCTCCGATCTCAGTTACAAACAGCAAATGAAGATACTGAAACAAAGAATAG AGCATGGTTTGTGAAGCAAAATCATGTAATTGTGATTTGCTGCAGCTATTCTCCAAAATATTTAACCAGTCTCAAAAGCAGAGTGTTGCAACAAAGTTCAAG GTTCAATTGTTCAAGTTGA
- the LOC137810760 gene encoding uncharacterized protein isoform X3, with product MKCASAIPARNMVLLLHHGTCFNLRSTSEPLVYKKVQGVLRSQLQTANEDTETKNSYSPKYLTSLKSRVLQQSSRFNCSS from the exons ATGAAATGTGCTTCTGCTATTCCAGCACGGAACATGGTTCTGCTACTCCACCATGGAACTTGCTTCAACCTTCGCTCCACCTCAGAACCGCTTGTCTACAAAAAAGTGCAG GGGGTTCTCCGATCTCAGTTACAAACAGCAAATGAAGATACTGAAACAAAGAATAG CTATTCTCCAAAATATTTAACCAGTCTCAAAAGCAGAGTGTTGCAACAAAGTTCAAG GTTCAATTGTTCAAGTTGA